A stretch of the Panicum virgatum strain AP13 chromosome 9N, P.virgatum_v5, whole genome shotgun sequence genome encodes the following:
- the LOC120690383 gene encoding protein ETHYLENE-INSENSITIVE 2-like yields MNAVRSIEFLAAGDGQHNLFRTLGPTLLISMAYIDLGKWLVAVDSGSRFGYDLVLLVLLFNFSAILCQYLSTCIGMVTGKNLAEICRQEYSQVICVVLGLQGWVSLLTSEVTMIAGVAVGFNLVFEHDDLIAAICIASVVVNLLPYTLSRLDTRVAGMLNACVAGFTLLCFVLGLLISHPQTPVNMNVMFPKLSGESAYSLMALLGANIIVHNFYTHSSFVQVQRRSSVLTLGSLFHDHLFSILFIFTGIFLVNYILLSSAADESSATMVMNFQDAMELMHQIFTNPAAPIVLLVILLFSSHVISLTCIVSSDVISENFFGIKLPLSAHHLLPKGFAMILTIYCAKVAGPGGIYQALIMCPVIQAMLLPSSVIPILRVSSSRLLMGRYRVS; encoded by the exons ATGAATGCTGTGCGGAGTATAGAATTTCTGGCCGCTGGGGATGGTCAGCATAATCTTTTCCGTACCCTTGGACCAACACTTCTGATCTCGATGGCATATATTGACCTTGGAAAGTGGTTGGTGGCAGTGGATTCTGGATCTCGGTTTGGGTACGACCTTGTGCTACTGGTGTTGCTGTTCAATTTCTCAGCCATTTTATGTCAATATCTGTCAACTTGTATTGGTATGGTCACGGGGAAAAATCTTGCAGAG ATTTGCCGTCAGGAGTACAGTCAGGTGATATGTGTTGTTCTTGGTCTTCAGGGATGGGTATCCTTGTTAACCTCTGAAGTAACCATG ATTGCAGGCGTGGCAGTGGGGTTCAACCTTGTGTTTGAACACGACGATCTTATCGCAGCCATATGTATTGCAAGTGTTGTAGTTAATCTGCTACCATACACGCTTTCTCGCCTG GATACGAGGGTGGCTGGCATGTTAAATGCCTGCGTAGCTGGCTTTACACTTCTTTGTTTTGTCCTTGGTTTATTAATCAGTCATCCCCAAACCCCTGTCAATATGAATGTGATGTTTCCCAAGTTGAGTGGTGAAAGTGCTTATTCACTGATGGCACTTCTTGGCGCAAATATAATAGTGCACAACTTTTATACTCATTCATCATTTGTTCAG GTTCAGAGAAGATCTTCGGTTCTTACCCTTGGTTCCCTGTTTCACGACCACCTTTTCtctatattatttatatttacGGGGATTTTTCTTGTGAATTATATTCTCCTAAGCTCAGCAGCAGATGAATCCAGTGCCACAATGGTCATGAATTTTCAAGATGCTATGGAGTTAATGCACCAG ATATTTACAAATCCTGCAGCACCAATTGTGTTGTTAGTGATCCTTCTGTTTTCAAGCCACGTCATCTCGTTGACATGCATTGTTAGTAGTGATGTCATTTCAGAGAACTTCTTTGGTATAAAATTGCCTCTGTCAGCGCATCATCTGCTACCTAAGGGTTTTGCTATGATTCTTACTATCTACTGTGCGAAGGTTGCTGGTCCTGGAGGCATATATCAAGCACTTATTATGTGCCCAGTTATCCAGGCTATGCTTCTTCCGTCATCCGTTATACCCATtttgcgtgtttcctcgtcaaGATTATTGATGGGAAGATACAGAGTATCTTAA